From the Candidatus Zixiibacteriota bacterium genome, the window ACCACGGGTGATTGAGGGGTTTCGACAACATGATACGTGCGAAAAGAACTGTCGAAACCCCGCTGAAGGTATCCGCGATATCGAGTGACTGGTGTTGGGGGTTTCGACTTGAGGGGCCCGATTCCGGCTTGCGCCGCGCTGATTGATCAACGACATTTGCTTCGCTATGAATAATTCTGAATCTGTCTCCACGATCACCACCTTCCGTACCCTCCACGCTTCGGGGTGTTTCATCATCCCGAATCCGTGGGACATCGGGTCAGCGAAGATACTTCATCATCTTGGCTTCAAGGCGTTGGCGACAACCTCGGCAGGCTTTGCCTTCTCACAGGGGTTACCCGACACCGCAACCGCCTTGTCGCTTGACATGGTGCTGTCGCACTGTAGGGACATCGTCGCGGCAACACCGCTGCCGGTGAATGCCGACTTTCAGGCCGGGTACGCAAACAACCTTGAAGGTCTCGCGGAGAATGTGAAGCTGTGCGTTCAGACGGGCGTGGCCGGACTGTCGATTGAGGATGCGACAGGCGACGCGGCGAATCCGCTGTATGAGCGGGAGGTCGCCATCGAGCGGGTGCGCGCCGCACGAGCCGCGATCGATGCCACCGGCAGTGGCGTGCTTCTGACGGCACGGTGCGAAGCGTGGCTGGTGAACTATCCAGATTGTGAAAAGGTAGCGCTCGATAGGCTGGTAGCCTATGCTGAAGCGGGCGCGGATTGTCTCTATGCGCCGCGTGTGCAGGACCTGGACGCGATTTCCCGCATCGTCAAAGCCGTCGCACCCAAGCCGGTTAACGTGCTGGTGGTGGCGCCGGCACCGGGATTGAACCTGAGGCAACTGGCTGATCTGGGCGTGCGGCGAATTTCAGTCGGGTCGGCGCTGTCGCGCGTGGCTCTGGGCGCATTTCAGCGCGCGGCGGAGGAAATCGCCAAGACCGGGAAGTTTGATCGGCTGGGTGAGTCAGCGGCATTTAGTGAATTGAACGAGATCTTTGCGCGAGAGAAGCCATGACGGTGAATAAGTCGCTCTTCATCTTGTACGTCGCCGACCAACTACGAAGCGCGAAATTCTACACCCGGGTCCTAGCTTGCGAACCGACGCTAAATGTCCCCGGCATGACCGAGTTTGCCTTGACACCGACCAGCGTTCTCGGGTTGATGCCGGAGGCCGGAATCAAGCGACTTCTCAGCAACGCACTGCCCGATCCGGCTGGCGCCCATGGCATTCCCCGGGCGGAATTGTACCTGAAGGTAGCTGATGCGGCGTCCTATCACCAGCGCGCTCTCTCTGCCGGCGCCATAGAACTGAGCGCAATGGCGCTGCGCTCGTGGGGAGACCGAGCCGCCTACAGCCTTGACCCCGACGGACACGTGATTGCGTTCGCGGAAGATGTTCCATAGCCATT encodes:
- a CDS encoding isocitrate lyase/phosphoenolpyruvate mutase family protein — translated: MNNSESVSTITTFRTLHASGCFIIPNPWDIGSAKILHHLGFKALATTSAGFAFSQGLPDTATALSLDMVLSHCRDIVAATPLPVNADFQAGYANNLEGLAENVKLCVQTGVAGLSIEDATGDAANPLYEREVAIERVRAARAAIDATGSGVLLTARCEAWLVNYPDCEKVALDRLVAYAEAGADCLYAPRVQDLDAISRIVKAVAPKPVNVLVVAPAPGLNLRQLADLGVRRISVGSALSRVALGAFQRAAEEIAKTGKFDRLGESAAFSELNEIFAREKP
- a CDS encoding glyoxalase; the encoded protein is MTVNKSLFILYVADQLRSAKFYTRVLACEPTLNVPGMTEFALTPTSVLGLMPEAGIKRLLSNALPDPAGAHGIPRAELYLKVADAASYHQRALSAGAIELSAMALRSWGDRAAYSLDPDGHVIAFAEDVP